The Deinococcus koreensis genome window below encodes:
- a CDS encoding YdeI/OmpD-associated family protein yields MPTFDATLIQEGKTATGIEVPPDIMETLGGGRRPAVTVTLNGYAYRSTVGVMDGRSMIPVSAEHRGRAGLSAGDRVTVTLEPDTAPREVVVPADLQAALEAQPAALAAFGRLSYSGQRQHTLSVDGTKNPETRARRVQKAIQTLLEG; encoded by the coding sequence ATGCCCACCTTTGACGCCACGCTGATCCAGGAAGGCAAGACCGCCACCGGCATCGAGGTGCCGCCCGACATCATGGAGACGCTGGGGGGCGGCAGAAGGCCCGCCGTGACCGTCACCCTGAACGGGTACGCGTACCGCAGCACGGTCGGCGTGATGGACGGACGCTCGATGATCCCCGTGAGTGCCGAGCACCGGGGCAGGGCGGGCCTGAGCGCGGGCGACCGCGTGACCGTCACGCTGGAACCAGATACCGCCCCGCGCGAGGTCGTGGTGCCCGCCGACCTGCAGGCCGCGCTGGAGGCCCAGCCTGCCGCGCTCGCCGCCTTCGGCCGCCTCTCCTACAGCGGCCAGCGCCAGCACACCCTGAGCGTGGACGGCACGAAGAATCCGGAGACCCGCGCCCGCCGTGTCCAGAAGGCAATTCAGACGCTTCTGGAGGGCTGA
- a CDS encoding VOC family protein: MFKKTPAFSGFSVDDIPAAHTFYRDVLGLEVTEEHGMLRLHIEGGNATLVYPRPDHTPATFTILNFPVADIDSAVDELTRRGVPFEHYEGMNLDDKGIMRGQGPDIAWFTDPAGNVLSVIQQGPPS, from the coding sequence ATGTTCAAGAAGACACCGGCCTTCAGCGGTTTCTCGGTCGATGACATCCCCGCCGCCCACACCTTCTACCGGGACGTCCTCGGGCTGGAGGTCACGGAGGAGCACGGCATGCTGCGGCTGCACATCGAGGGCGGAAACGCGACCCTGGTCTATCCCAGGCCCGACCACACGCCCGCGACCTTCACCATCCTCAACTTCCCGGTGGCCGACATCGATTCGGCGGTGGACGAGCTGACCCGGCGCGGGGTGCCGTTCGAGCACTACGAGGGCATGAATCTGGACGACAAGGGCATCATGCGCGGCCAGGGGCCAGACATCGCATGGTTCACGGATCCGGCGGGCAATGTCCTGTCGGTCATTCAACAGGGGCCGCCATCCTGA
- a CDS encoding dihydrofolate reductase family protein, protein MRKLNAGLFMSLDGVVEGPGPADSFERAGWTMPYFSPELGAFIGESSAQSDGLLLGRVTYQSFEQFFTGPGSDNPGAARMNSARKYVVSRTLERADWENSTLLGGDLVPAITQLKAQGDRPLNLSGSVTLVRALLAHGLLDGLDLLVQPVVVGMGRRLFEPGRESTLPLTLCETCPFPNGVVLLSYAVTAGLA, encoded by the coding sequence ATGCGTAAGCTCAACGCCGGTCTGTTCATGTCTCTGGATGGCGTCGTCGAGGGCCCTGGCCCCGCCGATAGCTTCGAGCGCGCGGGCTGGACGATGCCGTACTTCTCCCCCGAACTCGGGGCGTTCATCGGCGAGTCGTCCGCCCAGAGTGACGGCCTGCTGCTGGGGCGCGTGACCTACCAGAGCTTCGAGCAGTTCTTCACCGGCCCAGGCTCCGACAACCCCGGTGCCGCGAGGATGAACAGCGCGAGGAAGTACGTGGTCTCGCGCACACTCGAACGCGCCGACTGGGAGAACTCCACCCTGCTGGGCGGCGACCTCGTGCCCGCCATTACCCAGCTCAAGGCGCAGGGCGACCGGCCCCTGAACCTCAGCGGCAGCGTGACGCTGGTGCGGGCGCTGCTGGCGCACGGTCTGCTCGACGGACTCGACCTGCTGGTTCAGCCGGTGGTGGTCGGCATGGGCCGCCGTCTGTTCGAGCCGGGCCGCGAGAGCACCCTGCCCCTGACCCTGTGCGAGACGTGCCCCTTCCCGAACGGCGTGGTGCTGCTCTCGTACGCGGTCACCGCCGGTCTGGCCTGA
- a CDS encoding DUF4287 domain-containing protein yields the protein MSFQTYLDTVKAQTGKTVADFRTLAAEQGLSRHGEVVAWLKQEFGLGHGHATAVAGALLKADHFRTPKDSKVEAIFSGKKAVWRGVYDTLRATVDGFGNDLDIAPTDSYVSLRRGGRKFAIVQPGAAFLDLGIKRKGAEPTERFEAAGSWNSMVTHRVRITGAAQVDAEVLDWLRAAYEGAS from the coding sequence ATGTCATTTCAGACGTATCTCGATACCGTCAAGGCACAGACCGGCAAGACCGTGGCCGATTTCAGAACACTCGCCGCTGAACAGGGGCTGAGCAGGCACGGCGAGGTCGTGGCCTGGCTCAAACAGGAGTTCGGGCTGGGGCACGGGCACGCGACGGCGGTGGCGGGGGCGCTGCTCAAGGCGGATCACTTCCGAACGCCGAAAGACAGCAAGGTGGAGGCCATCTTCAGCGGGAAGAAGGCCGTCTGGCGCGGCGTGTACGACACGCTCCGGGCAACGGTCGATGGATTCGGCAATGACCTGGACATCGCGCCCACCGACTCCTACGTCAGCCTGCGGCGGGGCGGCAGGAAATTCGCCATCGTGCAGCCGGGCGCGGCGTTTCTCGATCTCGGCATCAAGCGCAAGGGGGCGGAGCCCACGGAACGCTTCGAGGCCGCCGGGTCGTGGAACAGCATGGTCACGCACCGCGTCCGGATCACGGGCGCCGCGCAGGTCGATGCCGAGGTGCTGGACTGGCTGCGCGCGGCCTACGAGGGGGCGAGCTGA
- a CDS encoding N-acyl homoserine lactonase family protein, which yields MTRTAVKRLYLMQVGSMPHYQIPIVCYLVQTNDGRNILIDSGLPEVIPEEGAEFENGQDVIRQLASIGLAPDDIDTVISTHYDFDHAGRHAAFTRATYVVQRVHQLDAASNPRFAATRPQWDQPAERLRLVDGDTELLPGLTLIETSGHVPGHQSVLVQLPSTGAVLLPIDAVPFAEGFTRDAQDDGSQPDAEAIRASTVKLLDLVEREQIGLVIFGHDGAQWEGLNKLPEFYG from the coding sequence ATGACCCGAACCGCCGTGAAGCGTCTTTATCTCATGCAGGTTGGATCGATGCCGCACTACCAGATTCCGATCGTCTGTTATCTGGTGCAGACGAACGACGGCAGGAACATCCTGATCGACAGCGGCCTCCCGGAGGTGATTCCGGAAGAAGGAGCGGAGTTCGAGAACGGCCAGGACGTGATCCGGCAACTGGCGAGCATTGGCCTGGCACCGGACGACATCGATACCGTCATCTCGACCCACTACGATTTCGACCATGCCGGACGACACGCGGCCTTCACGAGGGCGACCTATGTCGTTCAGCGCGTGCATCAGCTGGATGCGGCGAGCAACCCCCGTTTTGCGGCCACCCGGCCCCAGTGGGATCAGCCGGCGGAGCGCCTTCGTCTGGTGGACGGGGACACGGAGCTGCTGCCGGGGCTGACGTTGATCGAAACGAGCGGGCATGTGCCGGGACATCAATCGGTGCTGGTGCAGCTGCCCAGCACGGGGGCGGTGTTGTTGCCGATCGACGCGGTTCCCTTCGCCGAGGGGTTTACGCGTGACGCGCAGGACGACGGGAGCCAGCCGGACGCCGAAGCGATCCGCGCCAGCACCGTGAAGCTGCTCGATCTGGTGGAACGCGAGCAGATCGGGCTGGTCATCTTCGGGCATGACGGGGCCCAGTGGGAAGGGCTGAACAAGCTGCCGGAGTTCTACGGGTGA
- a CDS encoding GrpB family protein: MSQLPPVPDAAPLTDAEMAAASVGGLTRLSGPIVLADSDPQWPVLFGREARRLRALLGGRVLALSHVGSTSVPGLCAKPIIDLDLTVADSADEAAYLPELEAAGYRLSVREPDFHEHRVLKGPDTDINLHVWSPGSPEATRHLIFRDWLRVNEADRQRYGALKRELAQRPYAYVHQYNNDKAALIREIYARAVAARGG, from the coding sequence ATGAGCCAGCTTCCTCCGGTGCCCGACGCCGCTCCCCTGACCGACGCGGAGATGGCCGCCGCCTCCGTGGGCGGACTGACGCGCCTGAGTGGCCCGATCGTGCTGGCCGACTCCGATCCCCAGTGGCCCGTCCTGTTCGGCCGCGAGGCGCGGCGGTTGCGGGCCCTGCTGGGGGGGCGTGTGCTGGCGCTCTCGCATGTGGGCTCGACCTCGGTGCCGGGGCTGTGCGCCAAGCCGATCATCGACCTCGACCTGACGGTGGCTGATTCTGCCGATGAAGCGGCCTACCTGCCGGAGCTGGAAGCCGCTGGCTACCGCCTGAGCGTGCGCGAGCCCGACTTTCACGAGCACCGGGTGCTCAAGGGGCCGGACACCGACATCAACCTGCACGTCTGGTCGCCCGGCAGTCCGGAAGCCACCAGACACCTGATCTTCCGCGACTGGCTGCGTGTGAACGAAGCCGACCGCCAGCGCTACGGCGCCCTGAAACGCGAGCTGGCGCAGCGCCCCTACGCCTATGTCCACCAGTACAACAACGACAAGGCCGCCCTGATCCGTGAGATCTACGCGCGGGCGGTGGCCGCTCGGGGCGGGTGA
- a CDS encoding VOC family protein, with amino-acid sequence MNWTLEVVVVPVSDIDRAKAFYEDGLGFKVDHDTRMGETRRIVQLTPPGSGCSVVIGTGLSRMAPGSMQGLQLVVRDVRAARDELLARGVQVGEIQVMGGPAPRPATPDEALNFVGFLTFQDPDGNGWAVQQIDARE; translated from the coding sequence ATGAACTGGACACTGGAGGTCGTGGTGGTGCCGGTGAGCGACATCGACCGGGCGAAAGCGTTCTACGAGGATGGGCTCGGCTTCAAGGTCGACCACGACACCCGCATGGGCGAGACGCGGCGCATCGTGCAGCTCACGCCGCCGGGCTCCGGGTGCTCGGTGGTGATCGGCACGGGCCTGAGCCGCATGGCGCCGGGCTCGATGCAGGGCCTGCAGCTCGTGGTGAGGGACGTGCGCGCCGCGCGGGACGAGTTGCTGGCCCGTGGCGTGCAGGTCGGGGAGATTCAGGTGATGGGCGGCCCCGCCCCGCGCCCGGCCACCCCGGACGAGGCGCTGAACTTCGTCGGCTTCCTGACCTTTCAAGACCCCGACGGCAACGGCTGGGCCGTGCAGCAGATCGACGCGAGGGAGTGA
- a CDS encoding dihydrofolate reductase family protein, producing MRKLISFTHLTLDGYANGPNGELEWANVEPEIAADVDARLKAVGAAVYGRVVYGMMAGYWPTVNANPDSSEHDRAHMAWVEAIPKLVISRSLTRADWNNTTLIRDDVAAQVSALKAHPGGPLMVFGSPRLVHLLARLGLVDEYLMYLNPVTLGGGTPLFEPGQPAGMLKLLESKTFGAGVTMLRYATSGVVVPGGLP from the coding sequence ATGCGGAAGCTCATTTCATTCACTCACCTGACGCTGGACGGCTATGCCAATGGCCCGAACGGAGAACTGGAGTGGGCGAACGTCGAGCCGGAGATCGCCGCTGATGTCGACGCGCGCCTGAAGGCCGTGGGGGCCGCCGTGTACGGCCGCGTGGTCTACGGCATGATGGCCGGGTACTGGCCGACCGTGAATGCCAACCCAGACAGCAGCGAGCACGACCGCGCGCACATGGCCTGGGTCGAGGCGATTCCCAAGCTGGTCATCTCGCGCTCGCTGACGCGGGCCGACTGGAACAACACCACCCTGATCCGGGACGACGTGGCCGCACAGGTCAGTGCCCTCAAGGCGCACCCCGGCGGCCCGCTGATGGTCTTCGGCAGTCCCCGGCTGGTGCATCTGCTGGCGCGGCTGGGCCTGGTCGACGAATACCTGATGTACCTCAACCCCGTCACGCTGGGCGGCGGCACCCCGCTGTTCGAGCCGGGGCAGCCCGCCGGCATGCTGAAGCTGCTGGAATCCAAAACATTCGGTGCGGGTGTGACCATGCTGCGGTACGCCACGTCTGGAGTCGTCGTGCCCGGAGGACTGCCATGA
- a CDS encoding DUF1569 domain-containing protein, whose translation MYEPHLFQPGISTDLLRRLETLAPSSPALWGEMDVAQMLAHVAANLRLALNRQTTAQTLLGRLFGSFAKRRILKDGVPRNVPTLPSLKVSDHRHFEQESEGLKLELERFIQAGEAGITRQPHSFFGRLTPQEWARLQYVHIDHHFRQFGV comes from the coding sequence ATGTACGAACCACATCTCTTCCAGCCAGGAATATCGACGGATCTGCTCAGGCGTCTTGAGACCCTTGCTCCGTCCAGCCCGGCGCTCTGGGGCGAGATGGACGTGGCGCAGATGCTGGCTCACGTCGCGGCCAACCTGCGCCTGGCCCTCAATCGCCAGACGACCGCTCAAACCCTGCTGGGACGTCTCTTCGGCTCCTTTGCCAAACGCAGGATTCTCAAAGACGGCGTGCCCAGGAATGTCCCGACCCTCCCCAGCCTCAAGGTCTCGGATCACAGACACTTCGAGCAGGAATCAGAGGGGCTGAAGCTTGAGCTGGAGCGGTTCATCCAGGCTGGAGAGGCCGGAATCACGCGGCAGCCCCACAGCTTCTTTGGTCGCCTGACCCCTCAGGAGTGGGCGCGGTTGCAGTATGTCCATATCGATCATCATTTCCGCCAGTTCGGCGTCTGA
- a CDS encoding VOC family protein — protein sequence MSVKRMDNVGIVVEDLDAAIGFFTELGLHLEGRAPVEGDWADSVTGLRHQRVEIAMMRTPDGHSRLELSRFLAPSVVADHRNAPVNALGYLRVMFTVEDIDETLARLVKRGAQLVGEVVQYQDTYRLCYIRGPEGILIGLAQELGQQAS from the coding sequence ATGAGCGTCAAGCGCATGGACAACGTCGGCATCGTGGTTGAAGACCTCGACGCCGCCATCGGGTTCTTCACCGAACTTGGCCTCCATCTCGAGGGGCGCGCCCCGGTCGAGGGAGATTGGGCAGACAGCGTCACGGGACTGCGCCACCAGCGCGTCGAAATCGCCATGATGCGGACGCCGGACGGTCACAGCCGCCTCGAGTTGTCGCGGTTCCTCGCGCCGAGTGTGGTCGCCGATCACCGCAACGCCCCGGTGAACGCCCTGGGGTACCTCCGTGTCATGTTCACCGTGGAGGACATCGACGAGACGCTCGCCCGGCTCGTCAAACGCGGCGCACAGCTCGTCGGCGAGGTGGTTCAGTATCAGGACACCTACCGGCTCTGCTACATCCGGGGCCCCGAGGGCATCCTCATCGGGCTCGCCCAGGAACTCGGGCAACAGGCCTCCTGA
- a CDS encoding VOC family protein encodes MTQSAHWTDNIFAITLFAEDLEGAKAFYRRVFDLQTVFEGDTSAVFKFGGTLINIIAIQQADELIRPATAARPQDGARAVYTLRVEDVDARCADLAHRGVTLLNGPMDRPWGIRTASFQDPMGTIWELSCDL; translated from the coding sequence ATGACCCAATCAGCCCACTGGACGGACAACATCTTCGCCATCACCCTCTTCGCGGAGGATCTGGAGGGGGCGAAGGCCTTCTACCGCCGGGTCTTCGATCTCCAGACCGTGTTTGAAGGCGACACCTCCGCTGTTTTCAAGTTCGGCGGCACCCTGATCAACATCATCGCCATCCAGCAGGCGGACGAACTCATCCGCCCGGCGACCGCCGCACGGCCCCAGGACGGAGCACGCGCCGTGTACACCCTGCGGGTGGAGGACGTGGATGCCCGCTGTGCCGATCTGGCGCACAGGGGCGTCACGCTCCTGAACGGCCCGATGGATCGCCCCTGGGGCATCCGCACCGCCAGTTTCCAGGATCCGATGGGCACGATCTGGGAGCTGTCCTGCGACCTGTGA
- a CDS encoding winged helix-turn-helix transcriptional regulator, translating to MAVQRTTPTRRYDDGCAAAHALDLVGERWALLVVRELLLGPRRFSDLRAELRGISPNVLSQRLKDLEDTGVVVREELPPPAARSVYALSAWGRELEPVLQHLGRWGARSPDKPQAPISLATLVTAMKTMFHPPAAQGVRGTVALRIGHERFQVRVSDGELDVRRGVPERADVTLTGDVQTLGGLCFGGLPLAQAEAGGLRIEGDREWAERFPTLFQMPDVVQR from the coding sequence ATGGCTGTTCAGCGCACCACCCCCACCCGCCGCTACGACGACGGCTGCGCGGCCGCGCACGCCCTGGATCTGGTGGGCGAGCGCTGGGCGCTGCTGGTGGTGCGCGAGCTGCTACTGGGGCCCAGGCGCTTCAGCGACCTGCGCGCCGAATTGAGGGGCATCAGCCCCAACGTGCTGTCACAACGCCTGAAAGATCTGGAAGACACCGGCGTGGTCGTGCGCGAGGAACTGCCGCCGCCCGCCGCCCGCAGCGTCTACGCCCTGAGCGCCTGGGGCCGCGAGCTGGAGCCGGTGCTGCAGCACCTGGGCCGCTGGGGGGCGCGCTCGCCCGACAAGCCGCAGGCGCCCATCAGCCTCGCCACGCTGGTCACGGCCATGAAGACCATGTTCCACCCCCCCGCCGCGCAGGGGGTGCGGGGTACGGTGGCGCTGCGGATCGGCCACGAGCGCTTTCAGGTACGCGTCTCGGACGGCGAACTGGACGTGCGGCGCGGTGTGCCCGAGCGGGCCGACGTGACCCTGACGGGCGACGTGCAGACGCTGGGCGGCCTCTGCTTCGGTGGCCTGCCGCTGGCGCAGGCCGAAGCGGGCGGGCTGCGTATCGAGGGCGACCGCGAGTGGGCCGAGCGCTTTCCCACGCTGTTCCAGATGCCGGACGTCGTGCAGCGGTAG
- a CDS encoding dihydrofolate reductase family protein, which produces MGKIVISEFLSLDGVMENPVWTVPYRNDDGAAFKRTELFASDALLLGRVTYQGFAEAWPSQTDEQGFADRMNGLPKHVVSTTLQGPEWNNSVVIGKNVAEEVARLRAQPGGDILVYGSGELTRFLLEQGLVDQLNLLVYPLTLGAGKRLFGETPVKLRLTESRTFTSGVVLLVYTPETTS; this is translated from the coding sequence ATGGGGAAAATTGTGATCTCCGAGTTCCTCTCGCTGGACGGCGTCATGGAGAACCCGGTCTGGACCGTCCCCTACCGGAACGATGATGGTGCCGCCTTCAAGCGCACAGAACTCTTCGCGTCAGACGCCCTGCTGCTGGGCCGGGTGACCTACCAGGGTTTCGCTGAAGCGTGGCCCTCGCAGACCGATGAGCAGGGATTTGCCGACCGAATGAACGGCCTCCCCAAACACGTGGTGTCCACCACCCTGCAAGGCCCCGAGTGGAACAATTCCGTGGTCATCGGCAAGAACGTCGCGGAGGAAGTCGCGCGGCTCAGGGCGCAGCCCGGCGGGGACATCCTGGTCTATGGCAGCGGCGAGCTCACCCGCTTCCTGCTGGAGCAGGGGCTGGTCGATCAGCTCAACCTGCTGGTCTATCCGTTGACGCTGGGCGCCGGCAAGCGGCTTTTCGGAGAGACGCCGGTCAAGCTCAGGCTCACCGAATCGCGCACCTTCACCTCCGGCGTGGTGCTGCTGGTGTACACCCCCGAAACGACGTCCTGA
- a CDS encoding dihydrofolate reductase family protein: MAKVVFGMTMSLDGFIDDANGSGALLSPNLEALDATGLMREAIDETGAVVMGRRTFEGASDPDSYADSYEFQVPIFVVTTHAPERKPKGNSRLHFTFVNSVEAAVEQARQAAGERDVVVVGGPNVGWQVLKAGLVDELQIGIMPVLLGQGQHLFAHLESTQIMLTKTRLVEAGQCTYIYFSVQK; the protein is encoded by the coding sequence ATGGCAAAGGTAGTCTTCGGTATGACCATGTCGCTCGATGGGTTCATCGATGACGCGAATGGCAGTGGTGCCCTGCTCTCGCCCAACCTGGAAGCGCTTGATGCAACCGGTCTGATGCGGGAGGCCATTGACGAGACTGGAGCGGTCGTGATGGGACGCAGAACCTTTGAGGGGGCCAGTGATCCCGATTCATACGCCGATAGCTACGAATTTCAGGTACCGATCTTTGTCGTTACCACCCACGCGCCAGAAAGAAAACCAAAGGGAAATAGCCGTCTACACTTCACGTTCGTCAACTCGGTCGAAGCGGCTGTTGAGCAAGCCAGACAGGCCGCTGGAGAACGAGACGTCGTGGTCGTGGGCGGCCCGAACGTCGGTTGGCAGGTCTTGAAAGCCGGTCTGGTAGACGAATTGCAAATCGGCATTATGCCGGTCTTGCTCGGTCAGGGGCAGCACCTGTTCGCGCACCTCGAAAGCACGCAGATCATGCTCACCAAGACGAGGCTCGTCGAAGCAGGCCAGTGTACGTATATCTATTTCAGTGTGCAGAAGTGA
- a CDS encoding dihydrofolate reductase family protein, with protein sequence MTRVYLDLAMSLDGFIAGPDGEDGGLHDWYFAPEGAAEDIKAELLSGMGAMILGHRAFGTAPDGFDTEYKVPHFILTHTPLPTAQRGGATFIFVTDGIESALAQARAAAGDRDVCVAGGADVARQFLRAGLLDEVQVHVAPVLLGGGLSLFGALGQTVRLERVRVVESAHATHLTYRINRVEEAPHA encoded by the coding sequence ATGACGCGCGTCTACCTCGATCTCGCCATGTCCCTCGACGGCTTCATCGCCGGCCCGGACGGTGAAGACGGCGGCCTGCACGACTGGTACTTCGCGCCGGAGGGCGCCGCCGAGGACATCAAGGCTGAACTCCTGAGCGGCATGGGCGCGATGATCCTGGGCCACCGCGCCTTCGGCACCGCCCCGGACGGCTTCGACACCGAATACAAGGTGCCGCACTTCATCCTGACCCACACGCCTTTGCCCACCGCACAGCGCGGCGGGGCCACGTTCATCTTCGTCACGGACGGCATCGAGAGTGCGCTGGCCCAGGCGAGGGCCGCCGCCGGAGACCGCGACGTCTGCGTGGCCGGCGGCGCGGACGTGGCACGGCAGTTTCTGAGGGCGGGGCTGCTGGACGAGGTGCAGGTGCACGTCGCGCCTGTGCTGCTGGGCGGGGGGCTGTCGCTGTTCGGCGCCCTGGGTCAGACGGTGCGGCTGGAGCGCGTGCGGGTCGTGGAGTCCGCGCACGCGACGCACCTGACCTACCGCATTAACCGCGTCGAGGAGGCTCCCCATGCGTAA
- a CDS encoding DHA2 family efflux MFS transporter permease subunit, with amino-acid sequence MTTAPDTLAQRDRAVIVILLISTFVVILNETIMNVALPRLMVDLSVSASTAQWLATAFMLTMATVIPVTGFLLQRLSTRTVFLLAMTLFSVGTGLAALSPGFEPLLLARVVQASGTAIMLPLLITTVLTLVPERTRGAVMGQISIVISVAPAIGPTISGLILQALSWRAMFLFVLPIALLALAYGARTLRNVGTPRRLSLDLLSVPLSALGFGGLVYALSRFGQGGLSDPAVSVPLAVGSVSLALFLWRQLRLTRTGEPLLDLRAFRFPMFSLGVGLMVIAMMALFGAVILLPLYLQNLRGLNTLQTGLLLLPGGLLMGLCAPTVGRLYDRVGPRPLVVPGAVLMALVLLALGRIDTATPVWALLALHLTLSAGMALLFTPVFTSALGPLPPGLYSHGSAILSTLQQVAGAAGTALLVTLMAGRAATLSAQGSAPVAAQVGGLHLAFTVSAVIAAVAVVLSLFLKRAPQPQHASDTNELQSLAQPGD; translated from the coding sequence ATGACCACCGCCCCCGATACCCTGGCCCAGCGCGACCGCGCCGTCATCGTCATCCTGCTGATCTCGACCTTCGTGGTCATCCTGAACGAGACCATCATGAACGTGGCCCTGCCGCGCCTGATGGTTGATCTGAGCGTCAGCGCCAGCACGGCGCAGTGGCTGGCGACCGCCTTCATGCTGACGATGGCGACGGTGATTCCGGTGACCGGCTTCCTGCTCCAGCGCCTGAGCACCCGCACGGTGTTCCTGCTCGCCATGACGCTGTTCAGCGTGGGCACGGGGCTGGCGGCCCTCTCGCCGGGGTTCGAACCGCTGCTGCTGGCGCGCGTCGTGCAGGCGAGCGGCACGGCGATCATGCTGCCGCTGCTGATCACCACGGTGCTGACCCTGGTGCCGGAGCGCACGCGAGGGGCCGTGATGGGCCAGATCAGCATCGTGATCTCGGTGGCCCCGGCCATCGGCCCGACCATCTCGGGGCTGATCCTGCAGGCGCTGTCCTGGCGTGCCATGTTCCTGTTCGTGCTGCCCATCGCGCTCCTGGCGCTGGCCTACGGAGCGCGCACGCTGCGGAACGTGGGCACGCCGCGCCGCCTGAGCCTGGATCTGCTCTCGGTGCCCCTCTCGGCATTGGGCTTCGGCGGGCTGGTCTACGCCCTGAGCAGGTTCGGGCAGGGCGGTCTGAGCGACCCCGCCGTGAGCGTGCCGCTGGCGGTGGGCAGCGTGTCGCTCGCCCTGTTCCTGTGGCGGCAGCTCCGCCTGACCCGCACGGGCGAACCGCTGCTCGATCTGCGCGCCTTCCGCTTCCCCATGTTCTCGCTGGGGGTCGGCCTGATGGTCATTGCCATGATGGCCCTGTTCGGCGCCGTGATCCTGCTGCCGCTGTACCTGCAGAACCTGCGCGGCCTGAACACGCTCCAGACCGGCCTGCTGTTGCTGCCCGGCGGCCTGCTGATGGGCCTGTGTGCCCCCACGGTGGGCCGGCTGTACGACCGCGTCGGGCCGCGCCCGCTGGTGGTGCCGGGCGCCGTGCTGATGGCCCTGGTGCTGCTGGCCCTGGGCCGGATCGACACCGCCACGCCCGTCTGGGCGCTGCTGGCGCTGCACCTGACCCTCAGCGCCGGGATGGCGCTGCTGTTCACGCCGGTCTTCACCTCCGCGCTGGGGCCGCTGCCGCCGGGGCTGTACTCGCACGGCAGCGCCATCCTGAGCACGCTGCAACAGGTCGCGGGCGCGGCGGGCACCGCCCTGCTGGTCACGCTGATGGCCGGGCGCGCGGCCACGCTGAGCGCCCAGGGCAGCGCCCCGGTCGCCGCCCAGGTCGGCGGGCTGCATCTGGCCTTCACGGTGTCGGCCGTGATCGCGGCGGTCGCGGTGGTGCTGTCACTGTTCCTGAAGCGGGCGCCGCAGCCCCAGCACGCGTCGGACACGAATGAACTTCAGTCGCTCGCCCAACCCGGAGACTGA
- a CDS encoding VOC family protein: MPQTITPFLMFEGRAEEALTLYTSLFEGGEVLSMERYGPGEPGPEGSVRLAEAVLGGLRLRVSDSPVRHAFSFTPSVSLFVDCESEEDLRGLHAGLSAGGAELMPLGEYGFSRLFGWVNDRFGVSWQLNLPHGETP; encoded by the coding sequence ATGCCCCAGACCATCACCCCCTTTCTGATGTTCGAGGGCCGCGCCGAGGAGGCCCTGACCCTCTACACGTCGCTGTTCGAAGGCGGCGAAGTGCTTTCGATGGAGCGCTACGGCCCCGGCGAACCCGGCCCCGAGGGCAGCGTCAGGCTCGCGGAGGCCGTGCTGGGCGGCCTGCGGCTGCGCGTGTCCGACAGCCCCGTGCGCCACGCCTTCAGCTTCACGCCGTCGGTGTCGCTGTTCGTGGACTGCGAGAGCGAGGAAGACCTGCGTGGCCTCCATGCCGGGCTCTCGGCAGGTGGAGCCGAGCTGATGCCGCTGGGCGAGTACGGCTTCAGCAGGCTCTTTGGCTGGGTGAACGACCGCTTTGGCGTGTCCTGGCAACTGAATCTGCCCCACGGGGAGACCCCATGA